A genome region from Sardina pilchardus chromosome 22, fSarPil1.1, whole genome shotgun sequence includes the following:
- the tefa gene encoding TEF transcription factor, PAR bZIP family member a isoform X1, producing MSIEPITITLETDSTSSSFPLALKKILEIPPPNLLEGDDENDKDKLCTGDVSELLGSVTGLGPSASLTPAIWDKTIPFDGETLHLEYMDLEEFLIENGISAEEGTKKSPSKEESVAQAKTSSSVSTVVNNAQPSASVQLLPILELDHCQEEVISDDATEKDRMTPEPEDPEEIEVDVNFEPDPTDLVLSSVPGGELFNPRKHRFKDEDLKPQPMIKKAKKVFVPEEQKDDRYWERRKKNNFAAKRSRDARRLKENQITVRAAFLERENTALRQEVAELRKENGRFKNVATRYEAKYGALEPAEDL from the exons ATGTCTATTGAACCCATTACGATTACGCTGGAGACAGACTCCACATCTAGTTCTTTCCCactggctttaaaaaaaattctTGAAATACCCCCGCCGAATCTGCTGGAAGGAGACGATG AAAATGACAAAGACAAGCTGTGCACGGGAGATGTCTCAGAACTCCTGGGTTCTGTCACTGGGCTGGGCCCCTCGGCCTCCTTAACCCCTGCCATCTGGGACAAGACAATCCCTTTCGATGGGGAGACCCTCCACCTTGAATACATGGACCTGGAGGAGTTCTTGATCGAGAATGGCATCTCCGCTGAAGAAGGAACTAAAAAGAGCCCAAGCAAGGAGGAGTCCGTGGCACAGGCCAAGACATCTTCCTCAGTGTCCACTGTGGTCAACAATGCCCAGCCATCTGCCTCTGTCCAACTGCTTCCCATTCTGGAGCTGGACCATTGTCAGGAGGAAGTCATCAGTGACGATGCCACAG AGAAGGACCGCATGACTCCGGAGCCTGAGGACCCAGAGGAGATCGAGGTGGATGTGAACTTTGAACCCGACCCAACTGACTTGGTGCTGTCCAGTGTGCCTGGTGGTGAGCTGTTTAACCCCCGCAAGCATCGCTTCAAAGACGAGGACCTCAAGCCGCAACCAATGATCAAGAAGGCCAAGAAAGTGTTTGTACCTGAAGAACAGAAG GATGATAGATATTGGGAGAGGCGTAAGAAGAACAACTTTGCAGCAAAGCGCTCCCGTGATGCCCGGCGACTTAAGGAGAATCAGATCACAGTGCGGGCGGCGTTCCTCGAGCGGGAGAACACGGCGCTGCGACAGGAGGTGGCCGAGCTCCGAAAGGAAAATGGCCGCTTCAAAAACGTAGCGACTCGCTACGAGGCCAAATACGGAGCCCT TGAACCGGCGGAAGACCTCTAG
- the tefa gene encoding TEF transcription factor, PAR bZIP family member a isoform X2, with amino-acid sequence MSSEIPEIFKALLEYPFSIPNFDDENDKDKLCTGDVSELLGSVTGLGPSASLTPAIWDKTIPFDGETLHLEYMDLEEFLIENGISAEEGTKKSPSKEESVAQAKTSSSVSTVVNNAQPSASVQLLPILELDHCQEEVISDDATEKDRMTPEPEDPEEIEVDVNFEPDPTDLVLSSVPGGELFNPRKHRFKDEDLKPQPMIKKAKKVFVPEEQKDDRYWERRKKNNFAAKRSRDARRLKENQITVRAAFLERENTALRQEVAELRKENGRFKNVATRYEAKYGALEPAEDL; translated from the exons ATGTCTTCAGAGATTCCGGAGATTTTCAAAGCCTTGCTTGAGTATCCATTCTCAATCCCCAACTTTGATGACG AAAATGACAAAGACAAGCTGTGCACGGGAGATGTCTCAGAACTCCTGGGTTCTGTCACTGGGCTGGGCCCCTCGGCCTCCTTAACCCCTGCCATCTGGGACAAGACAATCCCTTTCGATGGGGAGACCCTCCACCTTGAATACATGGACCTGGAGGAGTTCTTGATCGAGAATGGCATCTCCGCTGAAGAAGGAACTAAAAAGAGCCCAAGCAAGGAGGAGTCCGTGGCACAGGCCAAGACATCTTCCTCAGTGTCCACTGTGGTCAACAATGCCCAGCCATCTGCCTCTGTCCAACTGCTTCCCATTCTGGAGCTGGACCATTGTCAGGAGGAAGTCATCAGTGACGATGCCACAG AGAAGGACCGCATGACTCCGGAGCCTGAGGACCCAGAGGAGATCGAGGTGGATGTGAACTTTGAACCCGACCCAACTGACTTGGTGCTGTCCAGTGTGCCTGGTGGTGAGCTGTTTAACCCCCGCAAGCATCGCTTCAAAGACGAGGACCTCAAGCCGCAACCAATGATCAAGAAGGCCAAGAAAGTGTTTGTACCTGAAGAACAGAAG GATGATAGATATTGGGAGAGGCGTAAGAAGAACAACTTTGCAGCAAAGCGCTCCCGTGATGCCCGGCGACTTAAGGAGAATCAGATCACAGTGCGGGCGGCGTTCCTCGAGCGGGAGAACACGGCGCTGCGACAGGAGGTGGCCGAGCTCCGAAAGGAAAATGGCCGCTTCAAAAACGTAGCGACTCGCTACGAGGCCAAATACGGAGCCCT TGAACCGGCGGAAGACCTCTAG